From Pseudomonadales bacterium, one genomic window encodes:
- a CDS encoding lactoylglutathione lyase has product MEYLHSMVRVSDLDASLDFYCNALGLQVHRRSDYEEGRFSLIFLVASGDQSKLLDSPSPLIELTYNWPDADGNRKQYSQGDSFGHLAFRVDNIYALCERLQQAGVSILRPPRDGRMAFIKSPDGISIELLQRGDALAPQEPWASMANNGSW; this is encoded by the coding sequence GAATATTTACACAGCATGGTTCGCGTCAGTGATTTAGACGCGTCACTGGATTTTTACTGTAACGCGCTTGGGCTTCAGGTGCATCGTCGTAGCGACTATGAGGAAGGGCGTTTTTCACTGATTTTTTTAGTCGCATCCGGCGATCAGAGCAAATTACTCGACAGTCCTTCGCCATTAATTGAACTCACCTATAATTGGCCAGATGCAGACGGCAACCGCAAACAATACAGCCAAGGTGATAGTTTTGGGCATCTGGCATTTCGCGTCGACAATATTTATGCCCTATGCGAAAGACTGCAACAGGCAGGCGTAAGTATTCTAAGGCCGCCACGCGATGGTCGTATGGCATTTATCAAATCGCCCGATGGCATTTCAATAGAGCTGTTACAGCGCGGTGATGCCTTAGCGCCACAAGAACCCTGGGCAAGCATGGCGAATAATGGCAGTTGGTAG